Proteins co-encoded in one Nicotiana sylvestris chromosome 7, ASM39365v2, whole genome shotgun sequence genomic window:
- the LOC138874030 gene encoding uncharacterized protein — translation MENMVGQVLESHKITFHENELPPKGLSHNKALHITVQCENYFITMILIDGGSSLNICPFVTLRTLGKRLHEIKYGVINVKAFDDSQTSTIGEISLCLQMGPTWFDVDFQGIDVPASYDLLLGRPWIHAAGTVASTLHQAVKFE, via the coding sequence atggaaaacatggtagggcaggtattggaaagtcacaagattaCTTTTCATGAAAATGAGCTGCCACCaaaagggttgagtcacaacaaagcgctgcacatcaccgtgcaatgcgaaaattattttatcactatgatcctgattgatggaggatccagcctcaatatttgtccatttgTAACActtagaacattgggaaagaggcTACATGAGATCAAGTACGGGgtcatcaacgtcaaagctttcgacgatTCCCAAACGTCCACTATAGGGGAAATTAGtttgtgcttgcaaatggggcctacttggttcgatgtcgatttccaaggAATAGATGTTCCAGCATCTTACgacttgctgttgggacgaccatggattcatgccgctgggactgtagcgtcaacactacatcaggcagtgaagtttgagtAG
- the LOC104244875 gene encoding G-type lectin S-receptor-like serine/threonine-protein kinase SD2-5, producing MFVKQRLYFPVLLIIYLHLLSSRFASPQVSWHLNASLLNSTAGLPTYWINKPLSFADSTFGLSFLTPILLSGTDGIKCHLFAFYCNDDEGTECFLGIFFAFNNVPASEDTYYMDSQFVWSANRNHPVKANATLQLGQDGNLVLADSDGIVVWSTNTNGKSVSGLNLTETGNLVLFDETNHTIWQSFHHPTDSLLPGQSLVAGRKLIASVSATNRSQGFLSLTILNGSLAAYIDSDPPQFYYASPYPDSSYFSFDGQTITSLQFPPTSPAQFIKLGPDGHLRVYQWEMRLLNWKEVSDLLTTYAGNCGYPMVCGRYSICTKNTQCTCPPERNFFRPFFEREQDLGCSQLTSIYCNSSQYHSFVELRKTTYFAYEFNHELNSSISRLEGKKLEDCKRACLSNCSCKAAVFEYDSDGARRGSCLLMNEVFSLIDNQGGTDTRVFLKVQNSSKSQDSSKAQNQPPIISGGKKLRSLRVIIGSTLAAFFGIILSISTCFVLFKKRTYESSKAGDFLDLEPILPGMLTRFSYNELKIITADFSTKLGEGGFGSVYEGTLSNGTRIAVKHLDGVGHVMESFLTEVKIVGGIHHVNLIKLIGFCAEKSHRLLIYEHMVNGSLDRWISHKTPENGLTWHTRQRIISDIAKGLAYLHEECSQKIIHLDIKPQNILLDQNFNAKISDFGLSKLIEKDKSKVVTRMRGTPGYLAPEWLRSVITEKVDVYAFGIVLLEVLCGRKNLDLSQADDDVHLLSVFERKVEEELLMDMVDKTNEDMQRHKEAVTQMMSIAAWCLQGDFTKRPSMTLVVKALEGLVFVETNLDYNFTNAPQVGAGNQQREATISSILPSILSGPR from the coding sequence ATGTTTGTGAAGCAGAGGTTGTATTTTCCTGTACTACTCATCATTTATCTCCACCTTTTGTCATCCAGGTTTGCCTCACCCCAGGTTTCGTGGCACCTAAATGCCAGTCTTTTGAATTCTACTGCAGGACTTCCCACTTACTGGATCAACAAGCCGCTTTCGTTTGCTGATTCCACCTTCGGCTTATCTTTCTTAACACCCATCCTTCTGAGTGGAACTGATGGCATTAAGTGCCACCTCTTTGCCTTCTATTGCAATGACGACGAAGGCACCGAATGCTTTCTTGGTATCTTTTTTGCATTCAATAACGTCCCTGCTAGCGAAGACACATATTATATGGATTCCCAGTTTGTTTGGTCCGCTAACCGAAATCATCCTGTCAAAGCCAATGCAACCTTACAACTAGGCCAGGATGGTAACTTGGTCTTGGCAGACTCTGATGGCATTGTTGTTTGGTCTACAAATACAAATGGGAAATCTGTTTCAGGCTTAAACTTGACAGAAACAGGGAATCTCGTACTCTTTGATGAAACCAACCACACAATTTGGCAATCTTTTCATCATCCTACGGATTCTTTGCTCCCGGGGCAGAGTCTAGTTGCTGGGCGGAAGCTCATAGCAAGCGTTTCAGCAACGAATCGGAGTCAAGGTTTTCTATCTTTAACTATTCTCAATGGAAGCCTTGCCGCTTACATAGATTCTGACCCACCTCAGTTTTACTACGCTTCACCTTATCCGGATAGTTCTTATTTCAGTTTTGATGGTCAAACCATTACTTCTCTGCAATTCCCTCCTACATCACCAGCTCAATTCATAAAGCTTGGGCCTGATGGACATTTACGGGTTTACCAATGGGAGATGAGACTACTTAATTGGAAAGAGGTATCTGATCTTTTGACGACATATGCAGGGAACTGTGGGTACCCAATGGTGTGTGGAAGATATAGCATTTGCACAAAAAACACGCAATGTACTTGTCCGCCAGAACGAAATTTCTTCAGGCCATTTTTTGAGAGGGAACAAGATCTTGGATGTTCTCAGCTGACATCCATTTACTGCAACTCCTCGCAGTATCATAGTTTCGTAGAGCTCCGGAAAACCACATATTTTGCATATGAGTTCAATCATGAACTAAATTCTAGCATATCACGGCTTGAGGGGAAAAAGTTGGAAGATTGCAAAAGGGCCTGCCTTAGCAACTGTTCCTGCAAAGCTGCTGTTTTCGAATATGATTCGGATGGGGCTCGAAGAGGGAGCTGTTTGTTAATGAATGAGGTCTTCTCTCTCATAGATAACCAGGGTGGAACGGACACGAGAGTATTTCTTAAGGTGCAGAATTCCTCAAAGTCACAGGATTCCTCTAAGGCACAGAATCAGCCTCCAATCATTTCTGGAGGGAAAAAATTAAGATCTCTCAGAGTGATAATAGGATCTACTCTTGCAGCTTTCTTTGGGATAATTTTAAGTATCAGTACCTGCTTTGTTCTTTTCAAAAAGCGGACATACGAGTCCAGCAAGGCAGGGGATTTTCTGGATCTAGAGCCAATCTTACCGGGAATGCTAACTCGGTTCTCTTACAATGAGTTGAAAATAATTACAGCAGATTTCAGCACAAAGCTAGGGGAAGGAGGATTTGGCTCTGTATATGAGGGAACACTGAGTAATGGCACCAGAATAGCTGTGAAGCATCTGGATGGTGTAGGTCATGTGATGGAATCATTCTTAACAGAAGTAAAGATAGTGGGTGGAATTCACCACGTCAATTTGATAAAACTCATTGGATTTTGTGCTGAAAAGAGCCACAGACTTCTGATCTATGAGCACATGGTAAATGGATCACTAGATAGGTGGATTTCACATAAAACTCCAGAAAATGGGCTTACATGgcatacaaggcaaaggataataTCAGATATTGCCAAAGGCTTAGCTTATTTACATGAAGAGTGCAGCCAGAAAATAATTCATTTGGACATCAAACCACAAAACATCCTTCTAGATCAAAATTTCAATGCGAAGATCTCTGATTTTGGGTTGTCGAAACTAATTGAGAAAGACAAAAGCAAAGTTGTAACTAGAATGAGAGGAACACCAGGGTATCTAGCCCCTGAATGGCTGAGGTCAGTGATCACTGAGAAAGTAGACGTGTATGCTTTTGGAATTGTGCTCTTGGAAGTTCTCTGTGGGCGAAAGAATTTGGATTTGTCCCAGGCTGATGATGATGTTCATTTGCTAagtgtttttgaaagaaaagtagAGGAAGAGCTGCTCATGGACATGGTTGACAAAACTAATGAGGATATGCAGCGCCATAAAGAAGCAGTGACACAAATGATGAGCATCGCTGCATGGTGTCTACAGGGCGACTTCACCAAGAGGCCTTCAATGACATTGGTGGTTAAGGCGCTGGAAGGGTTGGTGTTTGTTGAAACCAACTTGGATTATAATTTCACAAACGCACCTCAGGTTGGAGCAGGCAACCAACAGAGGGAAGCCACTATCAGTTCAATACTGCCTTCAATTTTATCGGGACCAAGGTGA